In one window of Kiloniellales bacterium DNA:
- the dapF gene encoding diaminopimelate epimerase, whose translation MTARAFTKMHGLGNDFVVIDARREPFQPTELEARLIADRRLGVGCDQFLVMEPPTNGAAEIFLRIRNADGREVGACGNGTRCVARLLMDESGSATARIETAAGILAASEAGGGRVAVDMGPARLDWRDIPLAEPRDTLHLDFALGPLGDPVAVNMGNPHAVFFVADAEAVDLAALGPQIEQDPLFPERCNVGLVQVLSRRRLRYRVWERGVGITRACGSGACAAGVAAARRGLAERQVTLQLDGGELETEWREDGHVILTGPAATAFHGRLPEGLPS comes from the coding sequence ATGACGGCCCGCGCGTTTACCAAGATGCACGGCCTCGGCAACGATTTCGTCGTGATCGACGCGCGCCGAGAGCCGTTCCAGCCCACGGAGTTGGAGGCGCGGCTGATCGCCGACCGCCGGCTCGGGGTCGGCTGCGACCAGTTCCTGGTCATGGAGCCGCCGACCAACGGCGCGGCCGAGATCTTCCTGCGCATCCGCAACGCCGACGGCCGCGAGGTCGGCGCCTGCGGCAACGGCACCCGCTGCGTCGCGCGGCTGCTGATGGACGAGAGCGGCAGCGCCACGGCCAGGATCGAGACCGCGGCGGGGATCCTCGCCGCGTCCGAGGCCGGCGGCGGCCGCGTCGCGGTCGACATGGGCCCGGCGCGCCTCGACTGGCGGGATATCCCCCTGGCCGAACCCCGCGACACCCTGCACCTCGATTTTGCGTTGGGTCCGCTCGGCGACCCGGTGGCGGTCAACATGGGCAATCCCCACGCCGTCTTCTTCGTGGCCGACGCCGAGGCGGTCGACCTGGCCGCCCTGGGCCCGCAGATCGAGCAAGACCCGCTGTTCCCCGAGCGCTGCAACGTGGGCCTGGTCCAGGTCCTGTCGCGGCGGCGCCTGCGCTACCGGGTCTGGGAGCGCGGCGTCGGCATCACCCGGGCCTGCGGCAGCGGCGCCTGCGCCGCCGGGGTCGCGGCGGCCCGCCGCGGCCTGGCCGAGCGCCAGGTGACGCTTCAGCTCGACGGCGGCGAGCTCGAGACCGAATGGCGCGAGGACGGCCACGTGATCCTGACCGGCCCCGCGGCGACGGCGTTCCACGGCCGCCTGCCGGAAGGCCTGCCGTCATGA
- the mtaB gene encoding tRNA (N(6)-L-threonylcarbamoyladenosine(37)-C(2))-methylthiotransferase MtaB, which produces MSGPGGETEVITFGCRLNAFESEVIRGHARDAGLGDAVIVNTCAVTAEAERQARQAIRRARRERPASRIIVTGCAAQIDPAGFAEMPEVDRVLGNEEKLKLESYGAPGEARVEVNDIAAARQTAAHLIQGFEGRTRAFVQVQQGCDHRCTFCIIPFGRGPSRSVPLGDIVRQVRLLAENGVAEVVLTGVDITDFGRDLPGRPRLGQMIRRLLAQVPELPRLRLSSVDPVELDEDVLRLLAEEPRFMPHLHLSLQAGDDLVLKRMKRRHLRRDAIELCAEARRRRPDAVFGADLIAGFPTESEAMFQRSLDLVTDCGLTYLHVFPYSARPGTPAARMPQVPGPERRERAARLRAAGERALDGFLQSRVGGRADVLIEKPGFGRSEHYAPVRLTSPAEGPAVGTVAACRIAAVEDGALVGTAAP; this is translated from the coding sequence ATGAGCGGCCCGGGCGGCGAGACCGAGGTCATCACCTTCGGGTGCCGGCTGAACGCCTTCGAGTCTGAGGTCATCCGCGGCCACGCCCGGGACGCCGGCCTGGGCGACGCGGTGATCGTCAACACCTGCGCGGTGACCGCCGAGGCCGAGCGGCAGGCGCGCCAGGCGATCCGGCGGGCGCGGCGCGAGCGCCCGGCATCGCGGATCATCGTCACCGGCTGCGCCGCGCAGATCGATCCGGCCGGCTTCGCCGAGATGCCCGAGGTCGACCGGGTGCTCGGCAACGAGGAGAAGCTCAAGCTCGAGAGCTACGGCGCGCCGGGCGAGGCGCGGGTCGAGGTCAACGACATCGCCGCCGCCAGGCAGACCGCGGCGCACCTGATCCAGGGCTTCGAGGGCCGCACCCGGGCCTTCGTCCAGGTTCAGCAGGGCTGCGACCACCGCTGCACCTTCTGCATCATACCGTTCGGCCGGGGGCCGAGCCGCTCGGTGCCGCTCGGCGACATCGTGCGCCAGGTCCGCCTGCTGGCCGAGAATGGCGTCGCCGAGGTGGTCCTGACCGGGGTCGACATCACCGATTTCGGCCGGGACCTGCCAGGCCGCCCGCGCCTCGGCCAGATGATCCGCCGGCTGCTGGCGCAGGTGCCCGAGCTGCCGCGCCTGCGGCTGTCGAGCGTCGACCCGGTCGAGCTCGACGAGGACGTGCTGCGCCTGCTGGCCGAGGAGCCCCGCTTCATGCCGCACCTGCACCTGAGCCTGCAAGCCGGCGACGACCTGGTCCTCAAGCGCATGAAGCGCCGCCACCTGCGCCGGGACGCGATCGAGCTCTGCGCCGAGGCGCGGCGGCGGCGCCCTGACGCGGTCTTCGGCGCCGACCTGATCGCCGGCTTCCCGACCGAGAGCGAGGCGATGTTCCAGCGCTCGCTTGACCTGGTGACCGACTGCGGCCTGACCTACCTGCACGTCTTTCCCTACTCCGCGCGCCCCGGAACCCCGGCCGCGCGCATGCCCCAGGTGCCGGGGCCCGAACGCAGGGAACGGGCGGCGCGCCTGCGCGCCGCGGGCGAGCGCGCGCTGGACGGCTTCCTGCAAAGCCGGGTCGGCGGCCGCGCCGACGTTCTGATCGAGAAGCCAGGCTTCGGCCGCAGCGAGCACTACGCGCCGGTACGCCTGACCAGCCCAGCGGAAGGCCCGGCGGTCGGCACGGTTGCGGCCTGCCGGATCGCCGCCGTCGAGGACGGCGCACTGGTCGGGACCGCCGCGCCATGA
- the ftsY gene encoding signal recognition particle-docking protein FtsY, producing the protein MTATPADEAGKGGWFARLKSGLSRSSSKIGEGLRGILVKRKLDDAALEELEELLITSDLGVATAAKLTAKLAAGRYDKEISPEEVRSVLAEEIAAILAPVALPLRLDPALTPNVALIVGVNGSGKTTTIGKLAQRHRAEGSSVMLAAGDTFRAAAIEQLQIWGRRTDCPVIAKSPGADAAGLAYEALEQARKEERDLLLIDTAGRLHNKADLMAELQKISRVLKKIDPAAPHHCILVLDATTGQNAHAQVETFKQLVEVTGLVVTKLDGSARGGVLVALAERFGIPVHAVGVGEGPEDLRPFDPREFANALVGLDD; encoded by the coding sequence ATGACCGCGACGCCGGCCGACGAGGCGGGCAAGGGCGGCTGGTTCGCCCGCCTGAAGAGCGGCCTGTCGCGCTCCTCGTCCAAGATCGGCGAGGGGCTGCGCGGCATCCTGGTCAAGCGAAAGCTCGACGACGCGGCCCTGGAAGAGCTCGAGGAGCTGCTGATCACCAGCGACCTGGGGGTGGCCACGGCGGCCAAGCTGACCGCGAAGCTGGCCGCCGGACGCTACGACAAGGAGATCAGCCCCGAGGAGGTGCGGTCCGTGCTGGCCGAGGAGATCGCGGCCATCCTGGCGCCAGTCGCCCTGCCGCTGCGGCTCGACCCGGCGCTCACGCCTAACGTCGCGCTGATCGTCGGGGTCAACGGCAGCGGCAAGACCACGACGATCGGCAAGCTCGCCCAGCGGCACCGCGCCGAGGGCAGCAGCGTCATGCTGGCGGCCGGCGACACCTTCCGCGCCGCCGCGATCGAGCAGCTGCAGATCTGGGGCCGCCGCACCGACTGCCCGGTGATCGCGAAGTCGCCGGGCGCCGACGCCGCGGGCCTCGCCTACGAGGCCCTGGAGCAGGCCCGCAAGGAGGAGCGCGACCTGCTGCTGATCGACACTGCAGGCCGCCTGCACAACAAGGCCGACCTGATGGCCGAGCTGCAGAAGATCAGCCGGGTCCTGAAAAAGATCGACCCGGCGGCGCCGCACCACTGTATCCTCGTACTCGACGCGACCACCGGCCAGAACGCCCACGCCCAGGTCGAGACCTTCAAGCAGCTGGTCGAGGTGACCGGCCTGGTCGTGACAAAGCTGGACGGTTCGGCGCGCGGCGGTGTATTGGTCGCGCTGGCGGAGCGCTTCGGCATTCCGGTCCACGCGGTCGGAGTCGGCGAGGGACCCGAGGATCTGCGTCCGTTCGATCCGCGGGAGTTCGCCAACGCCCTGGTAGGCCTGGACGACTGA